Proteins encoded by one window of Mycobacteriales bacterium:
- a CDS encoding NUDIX domain-containing protein: MIKRTEYYDDPTAPQPNTLVPAASAIIVDDDGAVLLHRRADSELWSIPGGGMEIGESIARTVAREVKEETGLDVAIERLVGIYSDPRFVVAYADGEVRQQFSICFSCRVVGGSLAASDESSEVRFFPSSEVAALPMGPGTRVRLRDFQEGGTTPVIA, from the coding sequence GTGATCAAACGAACCGAGTACTACGACGACCCGACCGCACCGCAGCCGAACACCCTCGTGCCCGCTGCGTCCGCAATCATCGTGGACGACGACGGCGCAGTGCTCCTGCATCGCAGGGCCGATAGCGAACTCTGGTCAATCCCCGGCGGGGGCATGGAGATTGGGGAGAGCATCGCACGGACAGTTGCCCGGGAGGTCAAGGAAGAAACCGGCCTGGATGTGGCTATCGAGCGACTCGTGGGCATCTACTCCGACCCCCGGTTCGTCGTCGCGTACGCAGACGGCGAGGTTCGCCAACAGTTCTCGATCTGCTTCTCATGCCGGGTGGTCGGCGGGTCGCTAGCCGCCAGCGACGAGTCGAGCGAGGTCCGGTTCTTCCCGTCGAGCGAGGTGGCCGCGCTCCCCATGGGGCCGGGGACGCGGGTTCGCCTACGCGACTTTCAGGAAGGCGGTACAACGCCGGTTATCGCCTGA
- a CDS encoding HD domain-containing protein: MAGAEWARAYAEARLRTLGRRWAHTVAVANRAEVAVAVLPEAERDVAVAAAYVHDIGYAEGIATTGFHHLDGARHLRELGEQRLANLVAYHSAGCWEGQIRGLADELTEFDEELSLTADVLTYCDVLTGPSGQPMELRARIDDVERRYGADHPVTQSLKMGLPVLASRIEGVDRRLAALASEIAPIRR; this comes from the coding sequence ATGGCAGGAGCAGAGTGGGCGAGAGCGTATGCCGAGGCGCGGCTGCGCACGCTTGGTCGGCGCTGGGCGCACACCGTGGCAGTCGCGAACCGCGCGGAGGTAGCTGTGGCTGTGCTACCCGAGGCCGAGCGGGACGTCGCCGTAGCGGCCGCCTACGTGCACGACATCGGCTACGCAGAGGGTATCGCGACGACTGGCTTCCATCACCTGGACGGCGCCCGGCATCTGCGAGAACTCGGTGAGCAGCGGCTCGCCAACCTGGTTGCCTACCATTCAGCGGGCTGTTGGGAAGGCCAAATCCGCGGGCTCGCTGATGAACTGACCGAGTTCGATGAAGAGCTGTCGCTGACCGCGGACGTTCTGACCTACTGCGACGTCCTCACGGGGCCCTCCGGCCAGCCGATGGAACTGCGGGCGCGGATAGACGACGTCGAGCGCCGTTACGGCGCGGACCACCCGGTCACACAGTCGCTGAAGATGGGTTTGCCCGTCCTGGCGTCTCGTATCGAGGGTGTGGACCGACGACTCGCTGCCCTCGCTTCGGAGATCGCCCCGATCAGGCGATAA
- a CDS encoding DUF4160 domain-containing protein, which produces MSPRWATVAGYGLYFYAAERHERPHVGVRRGAEHATVDLVSGELLAGALPPRVLKAVRALLAEHREEALRAFAATLDVSKESIDTLWSAGLAQAAGP; this is translated from the coding sequence GTGAGTCCTCGCTGGGCAACTGTCGCCGGTTACGGGCTCTACTTCTACGCTGCCGAGCGGCACGAGCGACCGCACGTCGGCGTGCGGCGCGGCGCCGAACACGCGACGGTCGACCTCGTCTCCGGCGAGCTGCTGGCCGGCGCCCTGCCGCCTCGGGTTCTGAAGGCGGTGCGCGCCCTTCTTGCCGAACATCGGGAGGAAGCACTCCGGGCCTTCGCGGCGACTCTTGATGTAAGTAAAGAAAGTATCGACACACTTTGGTCGGCAGGGCTGGCGCAGGCGGCAGGCCCGTGA
- a CDS encoding IS1380 family transposase, whose protein sequence is MQSNRGSGRVKVSADGTGLVSRAGAALLRELADECGLTSGWTEALLDTYRAAPIHQPGAVLRDLAVVIADGGDALAHLGVLRDQAKLFGAVASDPTAWRVVQRVDATHLGRLRAVRANARERVWAAGGGPMLFRGRQLIVDIDATISIAHSENKENAAATWKHTFGFHPLLSYLDRSEISGGEALAGLLRAGNAGSNTAADHIEVLDLSLAALPNNVRPGNRKGIRLLVRTDAAGATHAFATAVRDRGCEFSFGFPVDERVQQAVLALPKRAWTEAIEADGTERDGAWVAEITSAIDLSAWPEGSRLIVRKEHPHPGAQLTFTDADGCRVTAFITDTVGWHVADLEIRHRGHARVEDRIRTGKDTGLRAFPLTDFAANACWLELALTAADLISWSQALCFTGELAKIEPATFRYRIFHMAARLTRSARTWTLHLDRDWPWAIALEQAFARLRAAPWPA, encoded by the coding sequence ATGCAGAGTAACAGGGGTTCGGGTCGGGTCAAGGTCAGCGCGGACGGCACCGGGTTGGTGTCGCGGGCGGGGGCCGCGCTGCTGCGGGAGTTGGCCGACGAATGCGGGTTGACCAGCGGGTGGACCGAGGCGTTGCTGGACACATACCGGGCGGCGCCGATCCACCAGCCGGGGGCGGTGCTGCGGGACCTGGCGGTCGTGATCGCCGACGGTGGGGATGCGCTGGCCCATCTAGGTGTGCTGCGCGACCAGGCGAAGCTGTTCGGGGCCGTGGCCAGCGACCCGACCGCCTGGCGGGTAGTCCAGCGGGTGGACGCCACGCACCTGGGGCGGCTACGGGCGGTGCGCGCGAACGCGCGGGAGCGGGTATGGGCGGCCGGCGGCGGGCCGATGCTGTTCCGCGGGCGGCAGCTGATCGTCGACATCGACGCGACGATCTCGATCGCGCACTCGGAGAACAAGGAGAACGCGGCGGCGACCTGGAAGCACACCTTCGGATTCCACCCGCTGCTGTCCTACCTGGACCGGTCGGAGATCTCCGGCGGGGAGGCGCTGGCCGGGCTGCTGCGGGCGGGCAACGCCGGGAGCAACACCGCGGCCGACCACATCGAGGTGCTTGACCTGTCGCTGGCCGCGTTGCCGAACAACGTTCGGCCGGGCAACCGCAAAGGCATCCGGCTGCTGGTCCGCACCGACGCGGCCGGGGCGACGCACGCGTTCGCCACCGCGGTGCGCGACCGCGGGTGCGAGTTCTCCTTCGGGTTCCCGGTGGACGAGCGGGTGCAGCAGGCGGTGCTCGCGCTGCCGAAGCGGGCCTGGACGGAGGCGATCGAAGCCGACGGAACCGAGCGGGACGGGGCCTGGGTCGCCGAGATCACCAGCGCGATCGACCTGTCGGCCTGGCCGGAAGGCTCCCGGCTGATCGTGCGCAAGGAGCACCCGCACCCCGGCGCGCAACTGACCTTCACCGACGCCGACGGGTGCCGGGTGACCGCGTTCATCACCGACACGGTCGGCTGGCATGTCGCCGACCTGGAGATCCGCCACCGGGGGCATGCCCGGGTCGAGGACCGGATCCGGACCGGTAAGGACACCGGGCTGCGGGCCTTCCCGCTCACCGACTTCGCCGCCAACGCCTGCTGGCTCGAACTCGCCCTCACCGCCGCCGACCTGATCAGCTGGAGCCAAGCGCTGTGCTTCACCGGCGAACTGGCCAAGATCGAACCGGCCACCTTCCGCTACCGGATCTTCCACATGGCCGCCCGACTGACCCGGTCGGCCCGCACCTGGACGCTGCACCTGGACCGGGACTGGCCATGGGCCATCGCCCTGGAGCAAGCCTTCGCCCGGCTGCGCGCCGCACCCTGGCCGGCCTGA
- a CDS encoding RHS repeat-associated core domain-containing protein codes for MYTSGSNSYTLTGHGGGLVQTFSPHELTSVKDRNGNTITVNDPTSDEDLDGWTDTEGRAYTTSYWSAGAGYGYLETATDAAGRTVTYDYSTAPDGHTLLTSVVDANGKTTSYGYDSNDQLNLITSPAGRQIEITYTYGVVSSVCRPDPHTSTTPCDTFATNYTTHEATVTDANSHATTYTFETDELKVTKVTDPLGHAHQGTWSGDDHPSMFTDAMSPGNAVTLAYDNLNNLKSIQLPAEGSTSGATTNLGYPTASGNAPFPSSDYWPNAATDPQSNCTAYSYDSAGNQTDVYTGQASGCAGKTGGTHLSDAYQGDSGVPSCGGKAGELCTTTDGRGNTTTYGYDSNGNLSSITPPAPRPASSVAIDANTNLVSSVTDGKGQKTSYFYDPLGRIIELGFGGYTASPCSSSAAAAGNCIGYTYDTDGNLTSRLDNTGTTSWTLDGLGRVYQKTFPDATTSTVTYDKAGNITSYTDAGGTVSYHYDPSNNLWDLTEPGGSCAAYPTAPSFPNTTVCTGFADNANNQRTAVNYPSGESIAIGYDSSGRETSVTAKRPLGTTFLSRTYSYTTSASTDSALIQSVTDQAGTKTSYGYSALDQLTSAVTGTTTLGYTYDAVGNLTQATHTGVSTVYYGYNNADQLCWSGTSSGTIPSPGSNCTSNPGPSGNTDYLYDGDGNTCWSATSTGTSYSCASPPSGATVSTYNAKNQTTAVGSHTFTYADTGQSERTASGGVTYLNGLLGLTGRSDPIYFTRDNKGNLIGLRQGAGSGSTNNYYTPDILGSVIGVTSSSGLTDTALYTYDPYGNVTSQSGSLDTTNPWEYASSYYQTVTGLAKMGDRYYNQAVGRFTQQDSVAGSISNPASVDPYVYANDNPINLTDPTGQNAFSAAEAIFEGVSQSVFGFGLAGAAITGGDLGAGVSFAGVSGLGVGFAAFTGIGLGVIGVGLLAVGFCEIFC; via the coding sequence GTGTACACGTCCGGGTCGAACAGCTACACCCTCACCGGGCACGGCGGCGGGCTGGTGCAGACCTTCTCCCCACACGAGCTGACTTCGGTGAAGGACCGCAACGGCAACACGATCACCGTGAACGATCCGACGTCGGATGAGGATTTGGACGGTTGGACCGACACCGAAGGCCGGGCGTACACGACCAGCTACTGGTCCGCCGGCGCCGGGTACGGCTACCTGGAAACCGCGACGGATGCGGCGGGCCGCACGGTGACCTACGACTACAGCACCGCCCCGGATGGGCACACGTTGTTGACGTCCGTGGTGGACGCGAACGGCAAGACCACCTCCTACGGCTATGACAGTAACGACCAGCTGAATTTGATCACCAGCCCGGCCGGGCGGCAGATCGAGATCACCTACACCTACGGTGTGGTGTCCAGCGTGTGCCGGCCGGACCCGCACACCTCCACCACGCCGTGTGACACGTTCGCGACGAACTACACGACGCACGAGGCGACCGTCACCGATGCGAACAGTCACGCGACGACGTACACCTTCGAAACGGACGAGTTGAAGGTGACCAAGGTCACCGATCCGCTCGGGCACGCGCACCAGGGAACCTGGAGCGGGGATGATCACCCGTCGATGTTCACCGACGCGATGAGCCCCGGCAACGCCGTCACCCTCGCCTATGACAACCTGAACAACCTCAAGTCGATCCAGCTGCCCGCCGAGGGCAGCACCAGCGGCGCCACGACGAACCTCGGCTACCCGACGGCGAGTGGCAACGCGCCATTCCCGAGCAGCGACTACTGGCCGAACGCCGCGACCGACCCGCAGAGCAATTGCACCGCCTACTCCTACGACAGCGCCGGGAACCAGACCGACGTGTACACCGGGCAGGCCTCCGGCTGCGCGGGGAAGACCGGCGGCACGCATCTGTCCGACGCCTATCAGGGCGACAGCGGGGTGCCCTCGTGCGGTGGGAAAGCCGGCGAGCTGTGCACGACCACCGACGGGCGGGGGAACACAACCACCTACGGCTATGACAGCAACGGCAACCTGTCCTCGATCACCCCGCCGGCCCCCCGTCCGGCGAGCAGCGTCGCGATCGACGCGAACACCAACCTGGTCAGCAGCGTCACCGACGGGAAGGGCCAGAAAACCAGCTACTTCTACGACCCGCTCGGGCGGATCATCGAACTCGGCTTCGGCGGGTACACCGCCAGCCCCTGCTCGTCGTCGGCCGCCGCCGCCGGTAACTGCATCGGCTACACCTACGACACCGACGGTAACCTGACGTCCCGGTTGGACAACACGGGCACCACCAGCTGGACCCTCGACGGGCTCGGCCGGGTGTACCAGAAGACCTTCCCCGACGCCACGACCTCGACGGTCACCTACGACAAGGCCGGCAACATCACCAGCTACACCGACGCCGGCGGCACGGTGTCCTACCACTACGACCCGTCGAACAACCTGTGGGACCTCACCGAACCGGGCGGGTCCTGCGCGGCCTACCCGACCGCGCCGAGTTTCCCGAACACCACGGTGTGCACCGGTTTCGCCGACAACGCGAACAACCAGCGCACCGCGGTGAACTACCCGTCCGGGGAGTCGATCGCGATCGGCTACGACAGCTCCGGCCGGGAAACCTCGGTCACCGCGAAACGCCCGCTGGGGACCACGTTCCTGTCCCGCACCTACAGCTACACCACCTCCGCGTCGACGGACTCCGCACTGATCCAGTCAGTCACCGACCAGGCCGGGACGAAGACCAGCTACGGCTACAGCGCCCTTGACCAGCTGACCAGCGCGGTCACCGGCACGACCACCCTCGGCTACACCTACGACGCGGTCGGGAATCTCACCCAGGCCACCCACACCGGCGTCTCCACCGTCTACTACGGCTACAACAACGCCGACCAGCTCTGCTGGTCCGGAACGAGCAGCGGGACGATTCCCAGCCCCGGTTCGAACTGCACATCCAACCCGGGGCCGTCCGGGAACACCGACTACCTCTACGACGGCGACGGCAACACCTGCTGGAGTGCGACCAGCACCGGCACCAGCTACAGCTGCGCCAGTCCCCCATCCGGTGCGACCGTGTCCACCTACAACGCGAAAAACCAGACCACCGCCGTCGGATCGCACACCTTCACCTACGCCGACACCGGCCAGTCGGAACGCACCGCCAGCGGCGGCGTCACCTACCTCAACGGCCTACTCGGGCTCACCGGGCGCAGCGACCCGATCTACTTCACCCGCGATAACAAAGGCAACCTGATCGGCCTGCGGCAAGGCGCCGGATCCGGCTCCACCAACAACTACTACACCCCCGACATCCTCGGCAGCGTCATCGGCGTCACTAGTTCGAGCGGTCTTACCGACACCGCCCTATATACCTACGACCCCTATGGCAATGTCACCAGCCAAAGTGGCAGCCTCGACACCACCAACCCCTGGGAATACGCAAGCAGCTACTACCAGACCGTCACCGGGCTCGCCAAAATGGGCGACCGCTATTACAACCAGGCCGTCGGCAGATTTACCCAACAAGACTCGGTCGCGGGGAGTATTTCGAACCCGGCATCAGTTGATCCGTATGTCTACGCGAATGACAACCCGATCAACCTCACCGATCCAACTGGTCAGAATGCTTTTAGTGCAGCCGAGGCAATCTTCGAGGGCGTTAGTCAGAGTGTTTTTGGCTTTGGTTTGGCAGGCGCCGCTATCACGGGTGGCGACTTAGGTGCAGGTGTGTCCTTTGCCGGAGTCTCCGGCCTAGGTGTGGGATTCGCCGCATTCACCGGGATTGGCTTGGGAGTAATCGGCGTCGGATTGTTGGCAGTTGGTTTTTGCGAAATATTCTGTTAA
- a CDS encoding DNRLRE domain-containing protein: protein MLSALLVPVAAPVAARAASAPPPAPVSTGSAAGVGTPTSGQVARDGEVSSLRRATSRTYVSGHAYKTLIFPTPVNYRDTSGAWQKIDDSLIANPAGSGWRNRADRYALTVPSDASGAVGVAVGGFSVSMALQGATGAGSVSGATVTYPDALPGVTLTETATGQGPKETLSLASAAAGSRFTFSLGLPSGARLVASGGGLEVLDATGTARLRLPTPVVRDSGSTVVADPGPVSYTLGGTAAAPTVTLTVNPGWLAAPARVFPVVVDPSVTLSDTGDSYIEGGSQASTNFDGVTPMCIGYDGTYTAYQRVLMSYDVTGNLPPEVQVLNADLGLYVTSNTGSVSITALGLSRAFTPSGVTWNTYDGTNSWTNAGGDTISGGPTVAATVTTTSGYAHLYPTALVAAWLHGDHPQDGFLIKATSETSSAGKLCVTDNTAPAGQTPYLTVYWQMPTGDRPIATYRSYPVDDKETVKVDVVSGNAVLEANDDSVTGVGQNFQLTRAYNSGAGPYNLTGYLGQGWGLSPSSDTSLGVWGDGSITYYGPTGTAWTFTPTGDGSHFTAPPGSTRTWCTRPGRTATPSPGTAAGWCRPSPHTS from the coding sequence GTGCTGTCGGCGCTGTTGGTGCCGGTCGCGGCACCGGTTGCCGCGCGGGCGGCGTCGGCACCGCCGCCGGCGCCGGTGAGCACGGGGTCGGCTGCGGGGGTGGGCACGCCGACTTCGGGCCAGGTCGCGCGCGACGGAGAGGTGAGTTCGCTGCGGCGGGCGACGTCGCGGACGTACGTGTCCGGGCATGCCTACAAGACGTTGATTTTCCCGACGCCGGTGAACTACCGGGACACCTCGGGGGCCTGGCAGAAGATCGACGACTCGTTGATCGCGAACCCCGCCGGGTCGGGCTGGCGGAATCGGGCGGACCGGTACGCCCTGACCGTGCCGAGCGACGCTTCCGGAGCCGTGGGTGTCGCCGTCGGTGGGTTCAGCGTGTCGATGGCTTTGCAGGGGGCGACCGGCGCCGGGTCGGTGTCGGGTGCCACCGTGACCTACCCGGACGCGCTGCCGGGGGTGACGCTGACCGAGACGGCGACGGGGCAGGGCCCAAAGGAAACGTTGAGTTTGGCGTCGGCGGCGGCCGGCTCCCGGTTCACCTTCAGTCTCGGGTTGCCGAGCGGCGCGCGGCTCGTGGCCAGCGGCGGCGGCCTCGAGGTGCTGGATGCTACCGGAACCGCCCGGTTGCGCTTGCCGACGCCGGTGGTCAGGGACTCCGGGTCAACCGTGGTCGCTGATCCGGGCCCGGTCTCCTACACCCTCGGCGGTACCGCCGCCGCGCCGACGGTGACGCTGACGGTGAATCCGGGTTGGCTGGCGGCGCCGGCCCGGGTGTTCCCGGTCGTGGTGGATCCGAGCGTGACCCTGAGCGACACCGGCGACAGCTACATCGAGGGCGGGTCCCAGGCGAGCACGAACTTCGACGGGGTAACCCCGATGTGCATCGGCTACGACGGCACGTACACCGCCTACCAGCGGGTGCTGATGAGCTACGACGTGACCGGCAACCTGCCGCCCGAGGTGCAGGTCCTCAACGCTGATTTGGGGTTGTACGTGACGTCGAACACCGGCTCGGTGTCGATCACCGCGCTGGGCCTGTCGCGGGCGTTCACCCCGAGCGGGGTGACCTGGAACACCTACGACGGCACGAATAGCTGGACGAACGCGGGTGGGGACACGATCAGCGGCGGCCCGACGGTGGCCGCGACGGTGACCACGACGAGTGGCTACGCGCACCTGTACCCGACGGCGCTGGTCGCGGCCTGGCTGCACGGTGACCACCCGCAGGATGGGTTCCTGATCAAGGCGACGAGCGAAACGTCGTCGGCCGGCAAGCTGTGTGTGACCGACAACACCGCGCCGGCCGGGCAGACCCCGTATTTGACGGTGTACTGGCAGATGCCGACCGGGGACCGCCCGATCGCGACTTACCGGAGTTACCCGGTCGATGACAAGGAGACAGTCAAGGTCGATGTGGTCAGCGGCAACGCGGTGCTGGAGGCGAACGACGATTCGGTGACCGGGGTCGGGCAGAACTTCCAGCTGACCCGCGCGTACAACTCCGGGGCCGGCCCGTACAACCTGACCGGCTACCTCGGTCAGGGTTGGGGCCTGTCGCCGAGCTCGGACACGTCGCTGGGGGTGTGGGGGGACGGCAGCATCACCTACTACGGTCCGACCGGCACGGCGTGGACGTTCACCCCGACTGGCGACGGCTCGCATTTCACGGCCCCGCCGGGATCGACGCGGACTTGGTGTACACGTCCGGGTCGAACAGCTACACCCTCACCGGGCACGGCGGCGGGCTGGTGCAGACCTTCTCCCCACACGAGCTGA